The Vicia villosa cultivar HV-30 ecotype Madison, WI linkage group LG1, Vvil1.0, whole genome shotgun sequence genome includes a region encoding these proteins:
- the LOC131640893 gene encoding uncharacterized protein LOC131640893: MAPDRDAPPENSQENSQERDAQERDATDTNAPPDTEAKEVARGITIMKGIIRHRDQGLVYHLDWNSDKQAIGPNSAKLTSYIGTLVRMHIPVSIAKWNLKSEELDAKKKRFGTSFRGLLRY; the protein is encoded by the exons atggctccggatagagatgctccacctgaaaactcacaagaaaactcacaagaaagagatgctcaagaaagagatgccacggatacaaatgctccacctgatactgaagcaaaagaagttgcacgaggcatcaccattatgaagggaatcattcgacatagagaccaaggattagtataccatttggattggaattctgataaacaagcaattggtcctaattctgcaaagttgacaagctatattggtacacttgttcgtatgcatattccggtctccatagctaaatggaatctgaaaagcgaagagttggatgcgaaaaaaaagcgatttgggacgagcttcag aggacttttgagatactaG
- the LOC131640885 gene encoding GDSL esterase/lipase EXL3-like: MMNLSTSKSFYVCSFLVLFYPFVVTATFKSRYKNYTFPALIAFGDSVLDTGNNNYIETILKSDFKPYGKDFIGGEATGRFSNGKIPSDFFAEYFGIKELVPPYLNPNLTTEELLTGVSFASAGSGYDPLTIELASVLSTEDQLEMFKDYIAKLKEIVGENRTTEIIKNSLLIISMGSNDISGTYYTSPFRKDEYDIENYTTMLISASSNFVEELYQLGARRMGVFSLPPIGCLPLQRTVKGGIDRDCVEIVNEGALIFNSKLSSSLVDLGKKHPDSRLVYLENYKETHEIISNHTHYGFENEDAACCGIANIELGPLCSSFTLKVCANTSEYVFWDSYHPTERAYKIIVKQVLDNKIDEFL; this comes from the exons ATGATGAACCTTTCCACCTCTAAATCTTTCTATGTTTGTTCTTTCCTAGTTTTGTTTTATCCATTTGTTGTGACAGCTACATTTAAATCTCGTTATAAAAACTACACATTTCCTGCTTTAATTGCATTTGGTGATTCAGTCTTGGATACAGGTAACAACAATTATATTGAAACAATATTGAAGTCGGATTTCAAACCATACGGTAAAGATTTTATCGGAGGAGAAGCGACAGGAAGATTTAGCAACGGAAAAATCCCGTCAGATTTTTTCG CTGAATACTTTGGAATTAAGGAGCTTGTGCCGCCCTATCTTAATCCGAATTTGACTACTGAAGAACTCTTAACTGGAGTGTCTTTTGCGTCGGCTGGTTCAGGATATGATCCTCTAACAATTGAACTAGCA TCAGTGTTGTCAACAGAGGATCAACTAGAAATGTTCAAGGACTATATAGCAAAATTGAAGGAAATTGTGGGGGAGAATAGAACAACTGAGATTATAAAAAATAGCTTACTAATCATAAGTATGGGAAGCAATGATATTTCAGGAACATATTATACGTCACCATTCAGAAAGGATGAGTATGATATAGAAAATTATACAACTATGCTCATTAGTGCATCTTCAAATTTTGTTGAG GAACTTTATCAATTGGGAGCGAGAAGGATGGGAGTATTCAGTTTACCACCAATAGGATGTTTGCCGCTGCAAAGAACTGTAAAAGGAGGCATAGATAGAGATTGTGTAGAAATTGTAAATGAGGGAGCATTGATTTTCAACTCCAAGCTTTCTTCTTCACTTGTGGATTTAGGAAAAAAGCATCCAGATTCTAGGCTTGTTTACCTTGAAAATTATAAGGAAACGCATGAGATTATCTCAAACCACACTCACTATG GATTTGAAAATGAGGATGCTGCATGCTGTGGAATAGCAAATATAGAACTTGGTCCACTGTGTAGTTCTTTCACGTTAAAAGTTTGTGCAAATACATCTGAATATGTGTTCTGGGACAGTTATCACCCCACAGAAAGAGCTTACAAAATAATTGTGAAACAAGTCTTAGATAACAAGATAGATGAGTTTCtttga